In the Ramlibacter tataouinensis TTB310 genome, one interval contains:
- a CDS encoding YeeE/YedE family protein: protein MTSTPPSTLTQYVLWGGLVIGLIFGATGQATRFCVRGAIADWVIFRGPARLVAWMLAVAIGAACTQLLIVGGTLDATRTLAWAPRLPWASYLFGGALFGFGMVLCGGCPQRNLVKAGAGNLRSVLTLLVVAVAALMTLRGILAGVRVSMFDAWVIQLSGPQDLGSLLAPALHLSPPAARGLLTVLVSAAVLAFAWRVRRSLDAATVLGGSLVGILVGGALFLTGHVGFVAEHPETLEPAWLGTQSRRPEALSFSAPLGHLLDLLTMWSDKSTLLSFGVVVALGVLAGSHASARWRGDFRWEMFSSPREFGAHVAGALLMGFGGVTALGCSIGNGVSGLALLSLGSVLAVLGLTAGTCAALWLQARRAARHDGAAVPQGMAPAASGQALN, encoded by the coding sequence ATGACTTCCACGCCGCCATCGACCCTGACCCAGTACGTGCTGTGGGGCGGGCTGGTGATCGGCCTGATCTTTGGCGCCACCGGGCAGGCGACACGTTTCTGCGTGCGCGGCGCGATCGCCGATTGGGTCATCTTCAGAGGCCCCGCGCGTCTGGTTGCCTGGATGCTCGCCGTCGCCATCGGAGCGGCCTGCACGCAGCTGCTCATCGTCGGCGGCACCCTGGATGCGACGCGCACCTTGGCCTGGGCGCCGCGGTTGCCATGGGCCTCTTATCTGTTCGGAGGCGCTTTGTTTGGCTTCGGCATGGTGCTGTGCGGCGGCTGCCCGCAGCGCAACCTGGTCAAGGCGGGGGCCGGCAATCTGAGGTCCGTGCTGACGCTGCTGGTGGTGGCGGTGGCCGCGCTGATGACCTTGCGCGGCATCCTGGCCGGCGTACGGGTCTCCATGTTCGATGCGTGGGTGATCCAGCTTTCGGGTCCGCAGGACCTGGGCTCGCTGCTGGCGCCGGCGCTGCACCTGTCGCCGCCCGCCGCCCGCGGACTGCTGACCGTGCTGGTGTCGGCCGCCGTGCTGGCGTTCGCCTGGCGCGTGCGGCGCTCGCTGGACGCCGCCACCGTGCTGGGCGGCAGCCTGGTTGGAATCCTGGTGGGCGGCGCGCTGTTTCTCACCGGCCACGTGGGCTTCGTCGCGGAGCATCCCGAGACGCTCGAGCCGGCCTGGCTGGGGACGCAGTCCCGCCGGCCGGAGGCTCTCAGCTTCTCCGCGCCGCTGGGCCACCTGCTGGACCTGCTCACGATGTGGTCCGACAAGAGCACCTTGCTGAGTTTCGGCGTGGTGGTGGCCCTGGGCGTGCTGGCCGGCAGCCATGCCAGCGCCCGATGGCGCGGCGATTTCCGCTGGGAGATGTTCTCCTCGCCGCGGGAATTCGGCGCCCACGTCGCGGGAGCACTGCTGATGGGGTTCGGCGGGGTGACCGCCCTGGGCTGCTCCATAGGCAACGGCGTCAGCGGCCTGGCGCTGTTGTCCCTGGGATCGGTGCTGGCGGTGCTCGGTCTGACGGCCGGTACCTGCGCCGCGCTATGGCTGCAGGCCCGGCGCGCTGCACGGCATGACGGCGCCGCCGTTCCGCAAGGAATGGCCCCCGCTGCCAGCGGGCAGGCGCTGAACTGA
- a CDS encoding hydroxyacid dehydrogenase — MSGRGAILVTGADLAPQALALLAEFEIVYAGKAPQEPDLVALCRRHDPVAIIVRYGKVGAAVMDAAPSLRVISKHGSGTDTIDKDAARARGIEVRAAVGANAAAVAEQAMALLLACAKSVVQLNARMHAGHWDKATHKSVELNGRTVGLVGLGAIGQRFARMCDAMGMTVLGHDPYAQALPPYIRRVDLATLWRESDAISLHCPLTPENRGMLDAAALQACKPGVLIVNTARGGLVDEAALLGAVRSGQVAAAGLDSFAVEPMTAPHPFQGEPHILLSPHIGGVTTDAYVNMGVAAARNVLAVIEGERQAA, encoded by the coding sequence GTGAGCGGGCGCGGCGCCATCCTCGTCACGGGGGCCGACCTCGCGCCGCAGGCGCTGGCCCTGCTGGCCGAGTTCGAGATCGTCTATGCCGGCAAAGCCCCGCAGGAGCCGGACCTGGTGGCGCTGTGCCGCCGCCACGACCCCGTCGCCATCATCGTGCGCTACGGCAAGGTGGGAGCCGCCGTGATGGACGCGGCCCCCTCGCTGCGCGTCATCTCCAAGCATGGCAGCGGCACCGACACCATCGACAAGGATGCCGCCCGGGCGCGCGGCATCGAGGTGCGTGCCGCCGTGGGGGCCAATGCGGCCGCGGTGGCGGAGCAGGCCATGGCCCTGCTGCTCGCCTGCGCCAAGTCGGTGGTGCAGCTCAACGCCCGGATGCACGCCGGCCACTGGGACAAGGCCACCCACAAGAGCGTGGAGCTGAACGGGCGCACCGTCGGGCTGGTCGGGCTGGGCGCGATCGGGCAGCGCTTTGCCCGCATGTGCGATGCGATGGGCATGACGGTGCTGGGCCATGATCCGTATGCGCAGGCGCTGCCGCCGTACATCCGCCGCGTCGACCTGGCGACCCTCTGGCGCGAATCGGATGCGATCTCGCTGCATTGCCCGCTGACGCCGGAGAACCGCGGCATGCTGGACGCGGCGGCGCTGCAGGCATGCAAGCCCGGCGTGCTGATCGTGAACACGGCGCGCGGCGGCCTGGTGGACGAGGCGGCGCTGCTGGGCGCCGTGCGCTCCGGCCAGGTGGCTGCCGCGGGCCTGGACAGCTTTGCGGTCGAGCCCATGACGGCGCCCCATCCCTTCCAGGGTGAGCCCCATATCCTCCTGAGCCCGCACATCGGCGGCGTGACGACCGACGCCTACGTCAACATGGGCGTCGCCGCCGCGCGCAACGTCCTGGCGGTGATCGAGGGGGAGCGCCAGGCCGCCTGA
- a CDS encoding SDR family oxidoreductase has protein sequence MNPKNWLITGTSSGLGRQLAERLLERGDRVFATLRRAEALADLQRRHPDRLQVGVLDVTDGAAVPRVVDDAFRVFGRVDVVVSNAGFGLFGAAEELSDEQIAHQIDTNLVGSMRVIRAALPHLRGQGGGRVLQLSSEGGQTAYPGFSAYHASKWGIEGFIEAVAQEVAPFRIFFTIAQPGPTRTNFGASLVTAPAMPAYGASAVRQVRDGFADGSFPVRGDADRMAQAMIAAMDAGVAPARLTLGTAAYERIHTALTGRLAALEGQRDLALSCDSEAA, from the coding sequence ATGAACCCCAAGAACTGGCTGATCACCGGGACCTCGAGCGGATTGGGACGACAGCTGGCCGAACGGCTGCTGGAACGCGGCGACCGGGTGTTCGCAACCCTGCGCCGCGCCGAGGCGCTGGCGGACCTGCAGCGGCGCCACCCTGACAGGCTCCAGGTCGGCGTGCTGGACGTTACCGATGGTGCCGCCGTGCCGCGTGTGGTCGACGATGCCTTCCGCGTATTCGGCCGGGTGGACGTGGTAGTGAGCAACGCGGGCTTCGGGCTTTTCGGCGCCGCCGAGGAGCTGAGCGACGAACAGATCGCGCACCAGATCGATACCAACTTGGTCGGGTCCATGCGCGTGATCCGGGCCGCTCTGCCCCACCTGCGCGGGCAAGGCGGAGGACGTGTGCTGCAGCTGTCCTCCGAGGGCGGGCAGACCGCCTACCCCGGCTTCAGCGCCTATCACGCGAGCAAATGGGGCATCGAGGGTTTCATCGAGGCGGTGGCCCAGGAGGTGGCGCCGTTCCGCATCTTCTTCACCATCGCCCAGCCCGGCCCGACCCGCACCAACTTCGGTGCGTCCCTGGTGACGGCGCCGGCGATGCCGGCCTACGGCGCGTCGGCGGTGCGGCAGGTGCGCGACGGCTTCGCGGACGGCTCCTTTCCCGTGCGCGGCGACGCCGACAGGATGGCGCAGGCCATGATCGCCGCCATGGATGCCGGCGTGGCGCCGGCCCGCCTGACCCTGGGCACGGCGGCGTACGAGCGCATCCACACGGCGCTGACGGGCCGGCTGGCGGCACTGGAGGGGCAGCGGGACCTCGCACTGAGCTGCGACAGCGAGGCGGCCTAG
- a CDS encoding indolepyruvate oxidoreductase subunit beta family protein, translating to MSRVQPIKIAILAMGGEGGGVLADWIVDLGEANGFFAQTTSVPGVAQRTGATIYYVELYPKAQARADGGGTLVLALMPLPGDVDVVLASELMEAGRAVQRGLVTPDRTTLIASTHRVYSIAEKTALGDGRVDSANLVAHAGAAAMRFVRFDMAQAAEDAGSVISAVLFGALAGTGVLPFSRSQFEATIERGGIGARASLKAFATGFARAGAPGEPGPQQPAPAVDPQPRHPQVRALVDRVRRDFPPAAHPVLFEGVRRLIDYQDPAYAGLYLDRLDAVRRLPDDGEGRLLAETARHLALWMSYEDTIRVADLKTRASRFERVGAEVHVQQGQLLAINEFMHPGLQEVVETLPAFLGRRLAGSRWSRWLVERFTREGRVVTTSSLGGFLMLRTVAGMKRWRRSTLRYQAENRRIEDWLRRIAATAGISPQLALEVAQCQRLVKGYSDTHARGLRNYETVMEAVQRGGARLAPATVRELRDAALADEHGHKLRQALERHALTVPVEAAT from the coding sequence ATGAGCCGGGTGCAGCCGATCAAGATCGCGATCCTCGCCATGGGCGGGGAGGGCGGCGGCGTGCTGGCCGACTGGATCGTCGACCTCGGCGAGGCCAACGGCTTCTTCGCCCAGACCACATCCGTGCCCGGCGTGGCGCAGCGCACCGGCGCCACCATCTACTACGTCGAGCTGTACCCGAAGGCGCAGGCCCGGGCCGACGGCGGCGGCACGCTCGTGCTGGCGCTGATGCCGCTGCCCGGCGACGTCGACGTGGTGCTGGCCTCCGAGCTGATGGAGGCGGGCCGCGCCGTGCAGCGCGGACTGGTCACGCCCGACCGCACCACGCTCATCGCCTCGACGCACCGGGTCTACTCCATCGCGGAGAAGACCGCCCTGGGCGACGGCCGCGTCGACAGCGCCAACCTGGTGGCTCACGCCGGCGCCGCCGCGATGCGCTTCGTGCGCTTCGACATGGCGCAGGCGGCCGAGGACGCCGGCAGCGTGATCAGCGCGGTGTTGTTCGGCGCCCTGGCCGGCACCGGCGTGCTGCCGTTCAGCCGGTCCCAGTTCGAAGCCACCATCGAGCGCGGCGGCATCGGTGCCAGGGCCAGCCTGAAGGCCTTCGCCACCGGCTTCGCGCGCGCGGGCGCGCCGGGCGAGCCCGGGCCGCAGCAGCCGGCCCCGGCCGTCGACCCGCAGCCCCGGCATCCGCAGGTGCGCGCGCTGGTGGACCGGGTCCGCCGCGACTTCCCGCCCGCGGCGCATCCCGTCCTGTTCGAAGGCGTGCGCCGCCTGATCGACTACCAGGACCCCGCGTACGCCGGGTTGTACCTGGACCGGCTGGACGCCGTGCGCCGGCTGCCCGACGACGGCGAAGGGCGCCTGCTGGCCGAGACGGCCCGGCACCTGGCGCTGTGGATGTCGTACGAGGACACCATCCGCGTCGCCGACCTCAAGACCCGCGCCAGCCGGTTCGAGCGCGTGGGCGCCGAGGTCCACGTGCAGCAGGGCCAGCTGCTGGCCATCAACGAGTTCATGCATCCCGGCCTGCAGGAGGTGGTGGAGACGCTGCCGGCCTTCCTGGGGCGGCGGCTGGCCGGCTCCCGCTGGAGCCGTTGGCTGGTCGAGCGCTTCACCCGCGAAGGCCGCGTGGTCACCACCAGCTCGCTGGGCGGCTTCCTGATGCTCCGGACCGTGGCCGGCATGAAGCGCTGGCGGCGCAGCACGCTGCGCTACCAGGCGGAGAACCGCCGCATCGAGGACTGGCTGCGCCGCATCGCGGCCACGGCCGGCATCAGCCCGCAGCTGGCGCTGGAGGTGGCGCAGTGCCAGCGGCTGGTCAAGGGCTACAGCGACACCCATGCGCGCGGCCTGCGCAACTACGAGACCGTCATGGAGGCGGTGCAGCGCGGTGGCGCGCGCCTGGCCCCGGCCACCGTGCGCGAGCTGCGCGACGCGGCGCTGGCCGACGAGCATGGCCACAAGCTGCGCCAGGCGCTGGAGCGCCATGCCCTGACGGTGCCGGTGGAGGCCGCGACCTAG
- a CDS encoding indolepyruvate ferredoxin oxidoreductase subunit alpha, with the protein MAERSFVEEVKKLRLGAGETFRGEGILAVTKALLESGVAYVAGYQGAPISHLMDVLADAQDILREHGIRFENSASEATAAATLAASVNYPLRGAVTFKATVGTNVASDALANLASGGVTGGALVVVGEDYGEGSSIMQERSHAFAMKSQIWLLDPRPNLPSIVQAVKQGFELSEASHTPVMLQLRIRACHVHGEFTAADNQRPAFTIGQALDHPQRDTGRIVLPPASFQHEQEKVRERWPAAVRFIESRGMNEFFAEGADDLGIVVQGGSYNTLVRVLERLGLADVYGNSRVPLYVMNVAYPVIDSEVLRFCEGKRAVLMVEEGQPNFVEQNVATILRQAGSSAALHGKDLLPVAGEYTAAEVLKGVRGFLERYGRLQPAPAQPKAPRVIPLQPLAESVQARPPGFCTGCPERPIFTAMKLVERELGPHHVSADIGCHLFSILPPFNLGNTTMGYGLGSAGAAALNVPNHKRAISVMGDGGFWHNGLTSGIANSVFNRSDHLTIVVDNSYTSATGGQDVLSSTAANPTRSTGHAIERAVRGVGVEWVRTLRRTYDVKGMRDTLREALTTKEQGPKVLIAQSECMLNKQRREKPLARKAAAEGRRVVRERFGIDPDTCTGDHSCIRLSGCPSLSIKPNPDPLRTDPIATVLDSCVGCGLCGEVSHAAVLCPSFYKAQIVTNPTRWDRLRRKVSGAVIGWLQRRDARSRGRYAF; encoded by the coding sequence ATGGCCGAAAGATCGTTTGTCGAGGAAGTCAAGAAGCTGCGGCTGGGCGCCGGCGAAACCTTCCGCGGCGAAGGCATCCTGGCCGTCACCAAGGCGCTGCTGGAGTCCGGCGTGGCCTACGTCGCGGGCTACCAGGGCGCGCCTATCTCCCACCTGATGGACGTGCTGGCCGACGCCCAGGACATCCTGCGCGAGCACGGCATCCGCTTCGAGAACAGCGCCAGCGAGGCCACGGCCGCGGCCACCCTGGCGGCGTCGGTCAACTATCCGCTGCGCGGCGCCGTCACCTTCAAGGCCACCGTGGGCACCAACGTGGCCTCCGACGCGCTGGCCAACCTGGCCTCCGGCGGCGTCACCGGGGGCGCGCTGGTGGTGGTGGGCGAGGACTACGGCGAGGGCTCTTCCATCATGCAGGAGCGCAGCCACGCGTTCGCCATGAAGTCGCAGATCTGGCTGCTGGACCCGCGGCCCAACCTGCCGTCCATCGTCCAGGCCGTCAAGCAGGGCTTCGAGCTGTCCGAGGCCAGCCACACGCCGGTGATGCTGCAGCTGCGCATCCGCGCCTGCCACGTGCACGGCGAATTCACCGCGGCGGACAACCAGCGTCCGGCCTTCACCATCGGCCAGGCGCTGGACCACCCGCAGCGCGACACCGGCCGCATCGTGCTGCCGCCCGCCAGCTTCCAGCACGAGCAGGAGAAGGTGCGCGAGCGCTGGCCTGCCGCGGTCCGCTTCATCGAGTCGCGCGGCATGAACGAGTTCTTCGCCGAGGGCGCCGACGACCTGGGCATCGTGGTGCAGGGCGGCAGCTACAACACCCTGGTTCGCGTGCTGGAACGGCTGGGCCTGGCCGACGTCTACGGCAACAGCCGGGTGCCGCTGTACGTGATGAACGTGGCCTACCCGGTCATCGACAGCGAGGTGCTGCGCTTCTGCGAGGGCAAGCGCGCGGTGCTGATGGTGGAGGAGGGCCAACCCAACTTCGTCGAGCAGAACGTCGCCACCATCCTGCGCCAGGCGGGGTCTTCCGCCGCCCTGCACGGCAAGGACCTGCTGCCGGTGGCGGGCGAGTACACCGCGGCCGAGGTGCTCAAGGGCGTGCGCGGTTTCCTGGAGCGCTACGGCCGGCTGCAGCCGGCGCCCGCCCAGCCCAAGGCACCCAGGGTCATCCCGCTGCAGCCGCTGGCCGAGAGCGTCCAGGCCCGTCCGCCGGGTTTTTGCACCGGCTGCCCGGAGCGGCCCATCTTCACGGCCATGAAGCTGGTCGAGCGCGAGCTGGGGCCCCACCACGTCAGCGCCGACATCGGCTGCCACCTGTTCTCCATCCTGCCGCCGTTCAACCTGGGCAACACCACCATGGGTTACGGCCTGGGCAGCGCCGGCGCGGCGGCACTGAACGTGCCCAACCACAAGCGCGCGATCAGCGTGATGGGCGACGGCGGCTTCTGGCACAACGGCCTGACCAGCGGCATCGCCAACTCGGTGTTCAACCGCAGCGACCACCTGACCATCGTGGTTGACAACAGCTACACCTCGGCCACCGGCGGCCAGGACGTGCTGTCGTCGACGGCCGCCAATCCCACGCGCAGCACCGGCCATGCCATCGAGCGGGCGGTGCGCGGCGTCGGCGTGGAATGGGTGCGCACGCTGCGCCGCACCTACGACGTGAAGGGCATGCGCGACACGCTGCGCGAGGCGCTGACCACGAAGGAGCAGGGACCCAAGGTCCTGATCGCGCAGTCCGAGTGCATGCTGAACAAGCAGCGCCGCGAGAAGCCGCTGGCGCGCAAGGCGGCGGCCGAAGGCAGGCGCGTGGTGCGCGAGCGCTTCGGCATCGACCCGGACACCTGCACCGGCGACCACTCCTGCATCCGCCTGTCGGGCTGCCCCTCCTTGTCGATCAAGCCCAACCCGGACCCGCTGCGCACCGACCCCATCGCCACCGTGCTCGACTCCTGCGTCGGCTGCGGGCTGTGCGGCGAGGTGTCGCATGCCGCCGTGCTGTGCCCGTCCTTCTACAAGGCGCAGATCGTCACCAACCCCACGCGCTGGGACCGCCTGCGCCGCAAGGTGTCCGGCGCCGTGATCGGCTGGCTGCAGCGGCGCGACGCGCGCTCCCGCGGGCGGTACGCCTTCTGA
- a CDS encoding MarR family winged helix-turn-helix transcriptional regulator, producing the protein MSKARPSQGSFVDDYLPALLTQASHLISGEFHRVALAKGFTVSEWRVLASLAGAQPMSIGHLARLVVLKQPTVTRVVDRLEGRGQVRRIAHETDRRVTLIAITPAGQRLVGGLIELAQEHERRVLEPLGLARAAELKAMLKQMIELHKNLAEEGLPEAGE; encoded by the coding sequence ATGAGCAAAGCCAGGCCCAGCCAGGGCAGCTTCGTCGATGACTACCTGCCGGCCCTGCTCACGCAGGCGAGCCATTTGATCTCGGGCGAGTTCCACCGGGTGGCCCTGGCCAAGGGCTTCACCGTGTCGGAGTGGCGCGTGCTCGCCTCGCTGGCCGGCGCCCAGCCGATGAGCATAGGCCACCTGGCCCGGCTGGTGGTGCTGAAGCAGCCCACCGTCACCCGTGTCGTGGACCGGTTGGAAGGCCGTGGCCAGGTGCGCCGCATCGCCCACGAAACCGACCGGCGCGTCACGCTCATCGCCATCACGCCGGCGGGCCAGCGGCTGGTCGGTGGGCTGATCGAGCTGGCCCAGGAGCACGAGCGCCGCGTGCTGGAGCCCCTGGGCCTGGCGCGCGCGGCAGAGCTCAAGGCCATGCTCAAGCAGATGATCGAGCTGCACAAGAACCTGGCCGAGGAAGGCCTGCCGGAGGCCGGCGAGTGA
- a CDS encoding phosphate/phosphite/phosphonate ABC transporter substrate-binding protein yields the protein MRSIWLAAALLLHSTGAFAQGLVMGVSEGTSGGLDHAQVIAKYQGLADAIGRSINQKVNVVFAREFLFLEEGMKTSRFDFVIARPSDYPARGLRDYGYKYVASAKPDGQCHIIVAKDSPLKSLDDMKGKRIAMPEQAAYMSKFCRAELRDKGIDLAKEKVQYVREQGAVAFYLQNKFADVGGVASYSGVAKKWEKDGHRVLHKSVTQPYFPLIASSKITAKQVDAIKKTLASMTESEADQQVLKTVGIQAFDTQNEQRLRDLLAWLER from the coding sequence ATGAGGAGCATATGGCTGGCGGCGGCGTTGCTGCTGCATTCGACGGGCGCATTCGCGCAGGGACTGGTGATGGGGGTGAGCGAGGGCACCTCCGGCGGCCTCGACCATGCGCAGGTCATCGCCAAGTACCAAGGGCTGGCCGACGCGATCGGCCGCAGCATCAACCAGAAAGTCAACGTCGTCTTCGCACGGGAGTTCCTCTTCCTCGAGGAAGGGATGAAGACCTCGCGCTTCGACTTTGTGATCGCCCGGCCCAGCGACTACCCGGCCCGTGGGTTGCGCGACTATGGTTACAAGTACGTGGCGAGCGCCAAGCCGGATGGGCAATGCCACATCATCGTGGCCAAGGACTCGCCCCTGAAGTCGCTGGACGACATGAAGGGCAAGCGCATCGCCATGCCCGAGCAGGCGGCTTACATGAGCAAGTTCTGCCGCGCCGAGCTGCGCGACAAGGGCATCGACCTGGCCAAGGAAAAGGTGCAGTACGTCCGTGAACAGGGAGCCGTGGCCTTCTACCTGCAGAACAAGTTTGCCGATGTCGGCGGCGTGGCCTCGTATTCCGGGGTGGCCAAAAAATGGGAGAAGGACGGCCATAGGGTGCTGCACAAGAGCGTGACGCAGCCCTACTTTCCCTTGATCGCCTCTTCCAAGATCACGGCCAAGCAGGTGGATGCCATCAAGAAAACCCTGGCGTCCATGACCGAGAGCGAAGCGGACCAGCAGGTCCTCAAGACCGTGGGCATTCAGGCCTTCGACACACAGAACGAGCAGCGGTTGCGCGATCTGCTGGCGTGGCTGGAGCGCTAG
- a CDS encoding ferredoxin--NADP reductase, with translation MSAFNEERVLSVHHWTDKLFTFKTTRDQSLRFSNGHFTMIGLRVNDKPLLRAYSIVSANYEEHLEFLSIKVPDGPLTSRLQHIQPGDTIIVGRKPTGTLLIDYLLPGRRLYLLSTGTGLAPFMSIVRDPATYEKFEQVVLVHGVRQKDELAYHDLLVEHLPAHELLGDLVSSQLRYYPTVTRESYRNMGRVTDLIESGKLFADLGLPPLSAEEDRVMICGSPAMLRDLRHMLEGRGFAEGNTSRPGAFVIERAFAEQ, from the coding sequence ATGAGCGCATTCAACGAGGAGCGCGTGCTGTCCGTGCACCACTGGACGGACAAGCTGTTCACCTTCAAGACCACCCGGGACCAGTCGCTGCGGTTCTCCAACGGCCATTTCACGATGATCGGCCTGCGGGTGAACGACAAGCCGCTGCTGCGCGCCTACAGCATCGTCAGCGCCAACTACGAGGAACACCTGGAGTTCCTGAGCATCAAGGTGCCCGACGGCCCGCTGACCTCGCGGCTGCAGCACATCCAGCCGGGCGACACCATCATCGTGGGGCGCAAGCCCACCGGGACGCTGCTGATCGACTACCTGCTGCCGGGCAGGCGCCTGTACCTGCTGTCCACCGGCACGGGCCTGGCGCCCTTCATGAGCATCGTGCGCGATCCGGCCACCTACGAGAAATTCGAGCAGGTCGTCCTGGTGCACGGCGTGCGCCAGAAGGACGAGCTGGCCTACCACGACCTGCTGGTCGAGCACCTGCCGGCGCACGAGCTCTTGGGCGACCTGGTCAGCAGCCAGCTGCGCTACTACCCCACCGTCACGCGGGAGAGCTACCGCAACATGGGGCGGGTGACCGACCTCATCGAGAGCGGCAAGCTGTTCGCCGACCTGGGGCTGCCGCCCCTGAGCGCCGAAGAGGACCGCGTCATGATCTGCGGCAGCCCCGCCATGCTGCGCGACCTGCGGCACATGCTGGAAGGCAGGGGCTTTGCCGAGGGCAACACCTCGCGGCCCGGTGCCTTCGTGATCGAGCGCGCCTTCGCCGAACAGTAA
- a CDS encoding GlcG/HbpS family heme-binding protein translates to MEKRRSNLPSWTLLCALVSSGAVAQQATHTLRSLTPEAALRAAQAALQSCAKSGFQVAVAVTDRGGHALVMLRDRLAGPHTPETAINKAYTALTFRMDTLAFARATQATEAASGIRHLPRVVAIGGGRPIDSAGSLVGAIGISGAPGGEADDACARAGIDAIRDDLDF, encoded by the coding sequence GAAAAAAGACGTTCCAACCTGCCGTCCTGGACCCTGCTGTGCGCCCTGGTGTCGAGCGGCGCCGTGGCGCAGCAGGCCACTCACACGCTGCGTTCCCTGACGCCGGAGGCCGCCCTGCGCGCAGCCCAGGCTGCCTTGCAGAGTTGCGCGAAAAGCGGCTTTCAGGTGGCCGTGGCCGTGACCGACCGTGGCGGCCACGCCCTGGTCATGCTGAGGGACCGGCTGGCCGGTCCGCACACGCCCGAGACCGCTATCAACAAGGCGTACACGGCCCTGACCTTCCGTATGGACACGCTTGCGTTCGCCCGGGCGACGCAGGCCACCGAAGCTGCATCGGGCATCCGGCACCTGCCGCGGGTGGTGGCCATCGGCGGCGGTCGGCCCATCGATTCGGCCGGATCCCTGGTCGGCGCCATCGGCATTTCGGGCGCGCCGGGCGGCGAGGCTGACGACGCCTGCGCCCGTGCCGGCATCGACGCGATCAGGGACGACCTGGACTTCTGA
- a CDS encoding LysR family transcriptional regulator: MDNGLLLGVNTFLAVAECGSFTGAALRLGVSPTAVSKSIRAMEGRHGVLLFQRTTRQVALTEAGRLLAERLRPAAEDIAQAFTTMAGLRDRPTGILRITAPRSAADLLAAVVPAYRRACPEVTLDLSLNDALVDLIRDGYDAGIRLDEAVEKDMVAVRLTPRITWTVVGAPAYLDRAGRPQAPEDLVHHESIRYRFSASRALHRWEFRRGRRSFIVDVAGGLVVDDRRLLLELAAQGQGLAYVAEREARADLAAGRLQAMLHPYIPSNEGLYLYFPGQSQRQPKLRAFIDALRASTREALRPGDDASPTTSR, translated from the coding sequence ATGGACAACGGGCTGCTGCTGGGCGTGAACACCTTTCTCGCCGTTGCGGAATGCGGCAGCTTCACCGGTGCGGCCCTGCGCCTGGGCGTCAGTCCCACCGCGGTCAGCAAGTCCATCCGCGCCATGGAGGGGCGCCATGGCGTCCTGCTGTTCCAGCGCACGACGCGGCAGGTGGCGCTGACGGAGGCCGGCCGCCTGCTCGCCGAGCGCTTGCGGCCGGCGGCCGAAGATATCGCACAGGCCTTCACGACGATGGCGGGTTTGCGTGACCGGCCGACGGGCATCCTGCGCATCACGGCGCCGCGTTCGGCCGCCGACCTGCTGGCGGCCGTGGTGCCGGCGTATCGCCGCGCCTGTCCGGAGGTCACCCTGGACCTGTCGCTGAACGATGCCCTGGTGGATCTCATCCGTGACGGCTACGACGCGGGCATCCGGCTCGACGAGGCCGTCGAGAAGGACATGGTCGCCGTGCGCCTGACGCCGCGCATTACCTGGACGGTGGTGGGCGCGCCGGCCTACCTGGACCGTGCGGGTCGGCCGCAGGCGCCGGAAGACCTGGTCCACCACGAATCCATCCGCTACCGCTTCAGCGCGTCACGCGCGCTGCACCGATGGGAGTTCCGGCGCGGCAGGCGCAGCTTCATCGTCGACGTGGCCGGCGGCCTGGTCGTGGACGACCGGCGGCTGTTGCTCGAGCTGGCCGCGCAGGGGCAGGGGCTAGCCTACGTCGCCGAGCGCGAAGCCCGGGCCGACCTCGCGGCCGGCCGCCTGCAGGCGATGCTGCACCCCTATATCCCGAGCAACGAAGGCTTGTACCTGTACTTCCCCGGCCAGTCGCAGCGGCAGCCCAAGCTCAGGGCCTTCATCGATGCGCTGCGTGCGTCGACGCGCGAGGCGCTTCGGCCGGGGGACGACGCCAGCCCCACGACAAGCCGCTGA